In the genome of Longimicrobiaceae bacterium, the window GATGATCAACGCCCGCCGGTTTCCGATACTCGCGGCTGTCTCCTGCGTTGCTCGGCCGTCCCGCCGTTGTGGGACCGGAGAAGGGAAGAGAGGTATCAATTTGAACTATGTGTGGGAGAGGCTGGAAGTCATGCGGCGAATAGATGCGCTCCAGCAACGACACTGTCAACGCCCGCAACAGCACCGCACGGCTACCGGCACTCACTGCTCACTCCTGTGGCCCTGTAGGCTGAACCAGGTCCGTTCAGCTGGCACTTAGCCGGAATTGGGGAGGAGGTCGGCGGAGCCATCCTCAAGCCCTTCGCATGGGTCGTCGTGGCTGAGAGGACGTGCCAACTCGGCGGTTAGTCGTCGCGGTGCTAAGGAGGCAGGTGAAATCCGAACACCGGACAACCTAGAGTCAGGCACTCCCCGTGCTACTGTCGGCCGTACTGTCCGTTGATTGCGCTTAGATGCTCCACGGGCTGGATCGTCATCGGCAGGTTGCGCGCGCCAAGTGAGCAAATACCTTCTCGCGCAGCTTTCTGGGATGGCGGCTGTTTGCAGAAGCTCCTGCGACGACAATTCACAGTCCGTGATGTAGAGAATCGCAGCGCCTCGCTTCCGCGGTGTGAGTTGGCTGCTGTCCCTTCTGCTACTCAACCACCCGTGACGGCCTGCATCGAAGCAGTCATCAGCGCGTACACGCCGCCGACGAGCAGTGCCACCGGGACCATGATGACGATGATCGCCAGGGGCTCCAGCCTGCTGGTGAGCTTGTCCACGCTGTACGAAGTCTCCTCCTCGTAGTACTCCGCCAGCTCCCCCAGCATCTCCCCGAGCCGGCCGCTTTCCTCGCCGACGCGCACGAGCTTGCTCGCGATCGGCGCGATCCCGGCGAGCTGCATCTCCTGCCACAGCGGCCGGCCGTGGCCGTGGCCGCGGGAGACGGCGCCGAGCTGGGCGCGCAGCTTCCGGTTGCCGATCGTCTGCGCCGCCATCTCCACGGCCGCGGCGACCGGCGAGCCGCTGGAGTAGAGGATCGCGAACAGCCGGGCCCACGCCGCCAGCGCGGCCTGGGAGAGCAGGGTGCCGAGGATGGGGATGCGCAGCATCGCCCCGTCCACCCGCGTGCGCAGCCCCTCACGCGTCCGGTAGGCTCGCACGCCAATCCACCCCAGCAGCAATCCCCCCAGCAGCATCGCCGGCCCGGCGACGGTAAGCACGTGGCTCGCCCCGAGCATGATCCGCATGATGAGCGGAGCTTCGGCGCCGGCGTCCGCGACCGCTTTCGCGAAGCGCGGCACCACCACGTAGAGGATGAGGATGGAGACCACCGTCCCGACTCCGAGGATCGTGGCGGGGTAGGCCAGCCCCTTCACTACCTTTCGGCGGGTCTCCTGCGAGCGCTTCCGGCTTTCCGCGAGCATGCGCATCACGTCCTGCAGGTTGGCCTGCTCGCCGGCGCGGACGGCCGCGACGTACACGGGGTCGAAGACTGCCGGGTGCTCCGCCAGCGTGTCCGCGAGCGAGCGCCCGCGCCGCACGTGCACGCTCACGTCCCAGAGGACGCGCTCCATTCGAGGGTCCCCCAGGTCGTCGCGCGTGACCTCCAGCGACTCCTGCAGCGTCAGGCTGCGCAGCAGGGACGCGGTCATGCGCGTGAACAGCAGCACGGAAGCCGGCTTGGGCTTGCCGCTCCCCCATTCCCGCGACAGGAAGGACGGCCGGATGGAGGAGACGTGGACCTGGTCGCGGCTGGCGAGCGAGTCCCGGGCGACCATCTCGCTGGGTGCCTTGATGCTCCCGGACACGGGCTCTCCGAGGGCGTTCACCCCCGCGTAGTGGAACGTTGGCATGGTGGCTCAGGTCTCCTTGAGGACTTCCTCGATGGTGGTCTGCCCCTCGCGGATGCGCGCCCAGCCCGCCTGCCGGAGGGGCTGCATGTGGTCGGCGAGACCCGCGGCCGCGATCTCCTTGTCTGGCCGGCCCTGCGCGATGAGGCGCCGGATCGTGTCGTTCACCTCCAGGATCTCGTAGAGCCCGACCCGGCCGCGGAAGCCGGTGCCGCCGCAGGCGTCGCAGCCCCCGCCGCGCATGAAGCGCATGCCGCCCAGGCGCCGCGGCTCGACCTGGGCCAGGGACAGGGCGGAAGGGTCGGGATGGTACTCCTCCTTGCACGCCGGGCAGATCCGGCGCACCAGGCGCTGGGCGATGACCAGACGGAGCGTCCCCGCGACGTTGTAGGGCTCCACCCCCATGTCCAGGAGGCGCGACACCGCGCTCGCGGCGTCGTTGGTATGGAGGGTCGAGAGGAGCAGGTGGCCCGTCATCGCGGCGCGCGTCGCGGTCTCCGCCGTCTCCGGGTCGCGGATCTCCCCGACCATGATGATGTTGGGGTCCTGGCGGAGGACGGAGCGGAGAACGGAGGCGTACGAGAGGCTGGTCTTCTGGTCTTCGGTGCGCCGGATGTTGACCTGGGTGACCATCGGGACCCGGCGCTCCACGGGGTCCTCGATCGTCACGATGTTGGTCTCCGGCCGGGCGAGCGCGCCCAGGATGCCGTAGAGCGTGGTCGACTTTCCCGATCCCGTGGGACCGGTCACGAGGATCATCCCCCAGCTCTGCTTCATCGCCTGCTCGACCAGCTCCAGGTTGCGGCCGGTGAGGCCGAGATCGGCGAGCCCCAGGGCCTGCGCCTTCCGGTCCAGGACACGGAGGACAGCCTTCTCGCCCAGGACGGTGGGCAGGGTGGAGACGCGGAACTCGACCGTGCCGCGCCCGCTCGGCAGGGTCAGCCGGCCGTCCTGGGGCACCATGCGGTTGACGCTGTCCATCCCCGTCGCGCGCGCCTTGATGTGGCCGACCAGGTCCTGCTCCAGCTCGGGGGGGAGCTTGTTCCATTCGCGCAGCACGCCGTCCACGCGGAAGCGGACCCATCCGTAGCCGGGGAAGAACTCGATGTGGACGTCGCTGGCCTGCTGCCCGACCGCGTCGCGCAGGATGAGGTCGGTGAGCTGGGCGACCGCGGACGCGTGGACTTCGCGGTCGAGCGTAGCCCCGCGGCCGTCTCCGCGGCGCCCGGCCTCCGTGGCCGCGCGCTGCGTGAGGTCGCCCACGTCCACCACGTCCATCTTCGGCTCCTCGCGCTCGCGAACTGCGGCGGCGATGCGCGCGTACACCGCATGGGCGTCGGCGAGGACGGGCTGCGGCTGCAGGTCCGCGCCGAAGATCCCCTGCAGCTCGGCGAGCATCCCGAGGTCGAACGGATCGCACACGGCGATCTCGACGGCACGGCTGGTCCGCGCCAGCGGGAACGCGCCGAGCCGGCGGGCGACCTCCGGCGGGAGCATGTCTTCCAGCTCGCGGTTGCGAGGGTAGTCGTCGGGATCCGCGACCCGCTCCCCCCGGAAGAGCTCGGCGAGCGCGGCGCGGGCGTGCTCCACAGCGACGCCCGAGGCGCCGAGGAGGTGGTCCAGCAGCTCGGGGCGCCCGGGATCGGCCGCCCGCGCGGCTTCCGCCTGCCGGACGTCGGCCTCGGAGACGTGGCCCTGCTCGCGGAGCCACGCGACCGCCCGGTCCTGGCGGCCGGAGGGGTTCATGGGGGTCATGGCGCCGGCGCTGGAAGGAGGGTGCGGGACGGCGGGGACGGCTGCGCCGGGACCCGGACCGGCCACCGCCGGCCGGGAGGGGTGATCCCGCGGGTCAAGTGAGGATTCAACTCCCGGAGCGCGGACGGGTCGGTGCCCAGGCGGTGCGCCACGGAGTCGAGCGCGATGCCGCCTGGGACCCAGACTTCACGGAAGCGGAGCGGAAGGCTCTCCCCGGCCTCCACGCCCCAGCCCCGCGGCGCCCGCCCGACTCGGGCGGCGGCGAGGACGTGCGGTACGTAGGCCCGGGTCTCCGCCGGGAGCGTCCAGCGCCGCGACCAGAACGCTCCGCGCGCGCGGCCCGCGCGTCCGACGCCCGCGTTGTACGCGGCGAGCGCGGTGTGCCAGTCGTGGGTCTCCCGGTAGAGGTCGGAGAGGTGGCGGGCTGCGGCGTTCGTCGCGCGCACGGGATCGCGCCGCTCGTCCACGTAGGCAGAGACCTCCAGCCCGTACGCTCGCGCCGTGGCCGGCATCAGCTGCCACATCCCCGCCGCGCCCGCCCGGCTCGTCGCCTCGTTCTTCCACTCGGACTCCACCCAGGGCAGAAACGCCAGGTCGCGGGGGAGCCCGCGCGCGGCCATCGCGCCCTCGATCAGCGCGCGGTACCTCCCGTACCGCCGCAGTGCGGTCCCGCTCTCCGGGTCCGTGGCGAGATGGACCGCCCAGCGGTCGACCTCCGTGGCGGGGTCCTCGTGTCCGCGGCGCACTCGCGCCTGGGCATCCCTCAGCAGGACACCGGCGTGGGGCGCCGGTGCAGGCGGGCCGGGCGCGTTGTCGAGCGGCTGTGCGGCAGGGAGCGCCCGTGGCGAGCGGCGCGGCCCTGCAGCCGAAGGAACCGCGCTCGCTGCGGCCGTGAGGGCCGGCGACGCTGCGCCCGGAGGTGCGGCGGCTGCCCCGAGGACGGCCGCGGCGGTGAGCAGCGCGAGCACGGCCGCGCCGTAGCGGAGCTCGGCTCGGGGACTCACAGGACCAGGGGAAGCAGGGCGTCCACGACGGCGGGGTCGAGCGCGGTGCCGCGCATCTGCCGCACGAGCGCTGCGGCCTCGCCATTCGTGAGCGCGGTGCGGTACGGCCTATCGTGGGTGAGGGCGTCCCACACGTCCGCGGCGGCGACGATCCGCGCCGGGAGCGGGCTCCGGTCCCCCGCGGTGCCATCCGGGTAGCCTCCGCCGTCCCAACGCTCGTGATGGCTCCGCGCGACGGTGGCCGCGAGGCGAAGCACGGGGTGCCGCGCCTCCCCGAACAGCCACGTCGCCACACAGGTGTGCATCGCGAGCTGCTGCCGCTCCGTGGCGGAAAGCGGACCGCTCTTCACCAGCAGTGAGCGGGGCAGCACGACCTTTCCGAGATCGTGAAGCTCCGCTGCCGAGGCGAGCTCCGCGGCGAAGGACGCCGGCAGCCCGAGCTCCCGGGCCAGCGCGCCGGCGAGCGCGGCGAGGCGGCGGCCGTGTCGCGGGTCGGGGTCGCCGCTCCTGCCGAGCGCCGCCGCCCGCGCCAGGAGAGGCCCCGGCTCGGCCGCGTCCATCAAGGCGCCGTCGAGCGCCAGCAGGCGCTGGCGAAGCCGGGCGAGGCTGAACGGATTGCGTGGCGGGGCGGGGCAAGGAGGGCAGGCGAGCATTCGGTTCGATCAGGCCTGGGGGGAGTCGGCGCGTTCCCGCGGAAAGCGAACGGGGTACCACGTTCGCAATGACGTGGTACCCCGTCCGACTGCCGCGGAGACGCTCGGCCCGATGCACGAAACGCCCACCCAGGCCCCCCTCGCCCCCGCCGAAGAAGAGGTGCGCGTCGTCCTCCGGGCGCTTCTCGGGCGCCTGCTGGCGATGGAGCCGGAGCGGTACAGCCCCCTGTACGTGGGGCCGCTCCGCCGCGCCGAGCCCGTCCGCCGCGCCCTCGCCGAAGCATTGGCCCGGAACGGCGGAACCCTCGTGGGCGCGGAGGCCCTGTGGGAAGGGGGACCCGCCGATGCGGTGGGACTCGCGCCGTTGCGGGCGGCCGCGCAGATCCTGCGCGACGGCGCCGGGCGGCGCTGGGTGATCGTCGGGGAGGAGGATCCCGATCAGCTCCCGCCCGAGCTGCTGGCCCGGCTCGACGAGGTGGGCCTGGTCTACGACACCCGCCAGGTCCCCGCTCCTCCCGCGCGCCCGTCCCCCCTCGGCCTCGCCATCGCGGAGCATGCCGGCCAGGGCGGTCCGTGGCTACTGCGCGTCGCCACCGAGCCCGACGCCGCGTCGGTCGTCGCGGCGGAGGCGGCGCTCCGGCTGCGGGTCCTCGGATACGCCGCGGGGGCCGTGTGGGAACCGGGGCCCGACGGCGACGCGTCGTCTGCCGTCATCCCGGCCTCGGAGCGTGCGGCGCTCGTGTGCACGCTCGATGTCCCGCTGACGCCCGACCGCGCCGCGGCGCTGGTGCGCCGGGCGCAGGAGCAGTGCGCCGCCCTTGTCCTGGTCGGGCCGGCGTCCGCCGTCGCCTCGGCCGGTGCTGGAGCGGACTGCCCCTCCACCTGGGTGCGGGCGGCGCCGGAGCCGGTGCCAGACACCGTCCGGAGCGCCGCATGGCCACCTGCGCGGGAGGTGCTGACGGGGGCTCCCGAGCCCGGCGCCGAACGCGAGCTGATCGCCGCGATGGGCGTCACGCACCGCGAGCTCAACCACACCGTCCGCTCCGCCGCGTCATGGGAGCGCCCGGGGTACCTGCTCGTCTTCACGCCCGAGCGCTTCGGCTGGATCGCCATCGACGGCCGCGACGGCGTCGTGGGGGCGTGGCGACTCGGCGAGCCGGCGCGCGCGCGGCAGGAAGCGGACGACCTCCTGGGGCGGGTCCGCGCCATGTCGCTCTGGGCCGGGAGCCGCGCCCTGTTCGTCGCCGCGACGCCTCCCCTTCCGGAGCGGGGGCCCGGACCCGTGGTGCTCGTGGACACCGTGGACCTGGACATCCGCCGCACGCTGGACGAGGCACGGGAGGGCAGGGTCCAGCCCGGTTCGCTTCCGCCGGACCCCGTCGGCCTCCCGCCCAGCCGCATCGCGCGCGAGCTGCTGTGGTGGGGTCAGGGGCGGCACGCCCAGGAGCTGCTTCAGGCGGCGGAGCGCGCGAGCCCGTGGGGGATCGAGGAGGAGCTGCTCCTCGGGTACCTGAGCGCGGAACGCGACCCGGGCGAGGCCGCGGCGCGCCTCCAGCACGCCGCCCACCGCCTTGCCAGCGATCTCGGCGGCGCGAGATGGGGCCAGCACGTCGACGCCACCCTCGCCGCGCTCCTGCTGGACGTACGTGCCCACCCCAACCGCGCCCCGCACGCGTGGGGCGTGGTGGACCGCTGGATCGAGA includes:
- a CDS encoding type II secretion system F family protein; this translates as MPTFHYAGVNALGEPVSGSIKAPSEMVARDSLASRDQVHVSSIRPSFLSREWGSGKPKPASVLLFTRMTASLLRSLTLQESLEVTRDDLGDPRMERVLWDVSVHVRRGRSLADTLAEHPAVFDPVYVAAVRAGEQANLQDVMRMLAESRKRSQETRRKVVKGLAYPATILGVGTVVSILILYVVVPRFAKAVADAGAEAPLIMRIMLGASHVLTVAGPAMLLGGLLLGWIGVRAYRTREGLRTRVDGAMLRIPILGTLLSQAALAAWARLFAILYSSGSPVAAAVEMAAQTIGNRKLRAQLGAVSRGHGHGRPLWQEMQLAGIAPIASKLVRVGEESGRLGEMLGELAEYYEEETSYSVDKLTSRLEPLAIIVIMVPVALLVGGVYALMTASMQAVTGG
- a CDS encoding GspE/PulE family protein → MTPMNPSGRQDRAVAWLREQGHVSEADVRQAEAARAADPGRPELLDHLLGASGVAVEHARAALAELFRGERVADPDDYPRNRELEDMLPPEVARRLGAFPLARTSRAVEIAVCDPFDLGMLAELQGIFGADLQPQPVLADAHAVYARIAAAVREREEPKMDVVDVGDLTQRAATEAGRRGDGRGATLDREVHASAVAQLTDLILRDAVGQQASDVHIEFFPGYGWVRFRVDGVLREWNKLPPELEQDLVGHIKARATGMDSVNRMVPQDGRLTLPSGRGTVEFRVSTLPTVLGEKAVLRVLDRKAQALGLADLGLTGRNLELVEQAMKQSWGMILVTGPTGSGKSTTLYGILGALARPETNIVTIEDPVERRVPMVTQVNIRRTEDQKTSLSYASVLRSVLRQDPNIIMVGEIRDPETAETATRAAMTGHLLLSTLHTNDAASAVSRLLDMGVEPYNVAGTLRLVIAQRLVRRICPACKEEYHPDPSALSLAQVEPRRLGGMRFMRGGGCDACGGTGFRGRVGLYEILEVNDTIRRLIAQGRPDKEIAAAGLADHMQPLRQAGWARIREGQTTIEEVLKET
- a CDS encoding lytic transglycosylase domain-containing protein, which codes for MRRGHEDPATEVDRWAVHLATDPESGTALRRYGRYRALIEGAMAARGLPRDLAFLPWVESEWKNEATSRAGAAGMWQLMPATARAYGLEVSAYVDERRDPVRATNAAARHLSDLYRETHDWHTALAAYNAGVGRAGRARGAFWSRRWTLPAETRAYVPHVLAAARVGRAPRGWGVEAGESLPLRFREVWVPGGIALDSVAHRLGTDPSALRELNPHLTRGITPPGRRWPVRVPAQPSPPSRTLLPAPAP
- a CDS encoding HD domain-containing phosphohydrolase, which encodes MLACPPCPAPPRNPFSLARLRQRLLALDGALMDAAEPGPLLARAAALGRSGDPDPRHGRRLAALAGALARELGLPASFAAELASAAELHDLGKVVLPRSLLVKSGPLSATERQQLAMHTCVATWLFGEARHPVLRLAATVARSHHERWDGGGYPDGTAGDRSPLPARIVAAADVWDALTHDRPYRTALTNGEAAALVRQMRGTALDPAVVDALLPLVL